The following are encoded together in the Luteitalea sp. genome:
- a CDS encoding AAA family ATPase, translating into MLEFRYLAIEGPPGAGKGTLAERLSARLDAHLVLDETENPFGDDQDSRRPGAAFQSQLFHLLSRHRQQEALRQGDLFSQITVCDYLFDKDKIFAYLKLDDNELFIYQRVYELLARDLPTPDVAIYLQASTEVLRKRVKARARHDPEHRPLRERDLAELNDAFTHFFFHYTATSLLVVETSELDLEWDDETVDDLLKQIENAHAGTRYYVPRTT; encoded by the coding sequence ATCTTGGAGTTCCGATACCTAGCCATTGAAGGACCTCCGGGCGCCGGCAAAGGAACCCTCGCAGAGCGGCTTTCGGCTCGGCTCGACGCCCATCTCGTGCTCGACGAGACTGAGAACCCGTTTGGCGACGATCAGGATTCGCGTCGCCCCGGCGCAGCGTTTCAGTCACAGCTCTTCCATCTGCTCTCACGCCACCGGCAGCAAGAAGCGCTGCGCCAAGGTGATCTCTTCAGCCAGATCACCGTATGTGACTACCTGTTCGACAAAGACAAGATCTTCGCTTACCTCAAGCTGGACGACAACGAGCTGTTCATCTATCAGCGCGTCTACGAGCTCCTTGCGCGCGACCTCCCAACGCCAGATGTTGCGATCTATCTGCAGGCCTCAACCGAGGTGCTCCGCAAACGTGTCAAGGCACGAGCGCGCCACGACCCCGAACACCGGCCGCTCCGCGAGCGGGACCTCGCGGAGCTCAATGATGCCTTCACTCACTTCTTCTTCCACTACACGGCCACCTCGCTCCTGGTGGTGGAGACCTCCGAGCTCGACCTGGAATGGGACGATGAGACGGTGGACGACCTCCTGAAGCAGATCGAGAACGCTCACGCCGGGACCCGATACTACGTGCCCAGAACCACATAG
- a CDS encoding substrate-binding domain-containing protein has protein sequence MSARKRVGPTRPSRPAGIREIAKALNVSIGTVDRALHDRGRISPLTRRKVLRMAERLGYRPNLAARYLSSKREMRIAYCLPREVASFFELVADGITAAAGALEASGVVLVHHSYSRLGHGEARAVERALTDDIHGLIIAPGRPDRLEPLIHRAASRGIPTLCVSTDAPNTERLAAVSVDPTTSGSLVAELMGRFLKGSGKVIVVTGSLNTMDHAGKLEGFRRATDEIWPNVRIASIVEAHDNEAEAYDKCLKVLTDQPDVAGVYVSTANSLPVIEAIERRGLSEVTLITTDLFPALVPLIESGRIAATMHQRAWTQGRVALQNLHRFLVEHISPPDHVRLSPHIVMKSNLKLFLDRIQQGRESGFRIQDSLRNLTE, from the coding sequence ATGAGCGCGCGCAAGCGAGTCGGGCCGACGAGGCCATCGAGACCGGCGGGAATTCGTGAGATCGCGAAGGCGCTGAATGTTTCGATCGGCACGGTCGATCGTGCGCTGCACGATCGCGGCCGCATCAGTCCTCTCACCCGCCGCAAGGTCTTGAGGATGGCGGAGCGGTTGGGATACCGCCCCAACTTGGCGGCACGCTACTTGTCGTCCAAACGGGAGATGCGCATCGCGTATTGCCTCCCTCGCGAGGTGGCATCGTTCTTCGAGCTGGTCGCCGACGGGATCACTGCCGCGGCGGGCGCGTTGGAGGCCAGCGGCGTCGTGCTCGTGCATCATTCCTATTCGCGGCTGGGTCACGGCGAAGCTCGCGCGGTCGAACGGGCGCTGACAGACGACATCCACGGGCTAATCATCGCGCCGGGCCGGCCGGACAGGCTCGAGCCGCTCATCCATCGAGCCGCCAGCCGAGGGATCCCGACCCTGTGCGTCTCGACGGACGCGCCAAACACCGAGCGCCTCGCGGCCGTCTCCGTCGACCCGACCACGAGCGGATCGCTCGTCGCCGAGCTGATGGGGCGATTCCTCAAAGGCAGCGGCAAAGTGATCGTGGTCACGGGGTCGCTGAACACCATGGATCATGCCGGCAAGCTGGAGGGCTTTCGCCGGGCGACCGATGAGATCTGGCCCAACGTACGGATCGCGTCCATCGTCGAGGCGCACGACAACGAGGCCGAGGCGTACGACAAATGTCTGAAGGTGCTCACGGACCAGCCGGATGTTGCCGGCGTGTACGTCAGTACGGCCAACTCGCTTCCTGTGATCGAGGCAATCGAGCGCCGTGGGCTGTCTGAAGTCACGCTGATCACGACTGACCTGTTTCCCGCGCTCGTCCCGCTCATCGAGTCTGGAAGGATCGCGGCAACGATGCATCAGCGCGCGTGGACACAGGGCCGGGTTGCGCTCCAGAATCTCCACCGCTTCTTGGTGGAGCACATCTCACCCCCCGACCATGTGCGCCTCTCACCCCACATCGTCATGAAGAGCAACCTGAAGCTGTTTCTCGATCGCATCCAGCAGGGTCGGGAATCGGGATTCAGGATTCAGGATTCATTACGGAACTTGACGGAATGA
- a CDS encoding DUF5107 domain-containing protein translates to MHRNTNQSKVRIWADEVVIPTYQAGEPDRNPMFLERRVYQGSSGRVYPYPVIDRIADTRVDERHPVLFLENRYLELMVMPGFGGRIQYAYDKTNGYPFIYHNTVIKPALVGLTGPWLSGGIEFNWPQHHRPGTFCPVDYTITERADGAATLWLSEIEPMWHLKSTLGLTLYPDKAFLEIAIRFFNPTPIPQTFHLWTNPAVHVNEQYQAIFPPDVQAVYDHGKRDVSEYPIARGEYYKVDYSSGVDISWYKNIPVPTSYMAAGSRYDFLGGYDHGKRAGILHVADHRFVPGKKQWVWGAGDFGKAWDRNLTDEDGPYAELMCGVFADNQPDFSWLQPFEEKEAKQYFFPYSEIGYVRNATIHAAVSLELRRSLAVVGVYATSSRPDATVRLVYRGRSIWDRSVDLSPEAPFTARVPLRPRVHAQGLSLEVCSRDGDLLVAYTPEPKRPPAVPDPATAIPAPAKVASTEALYLAGLHLEQYRHATREPEDYYREALRRDRDDVRNNTALGRLLVRRGQFAKAEPLFGAAIRAETKHNPNPYDGEAYYYLGLCLRYQGRIAAAGDAFAKAAWNAAWQDAAFFNLAQLAAIDGDLAQALALVDRSLIRNAHNQQASHLKSLLSRRLGRHSEALDLIDRLLDRDPLDFGALNERLLLLRARGEHRAEASAQESLVCSMRRDVHTHLEIAAAYAHAGAYDEALDLLGRLLADDTPEHRAAGHTGRAGTPNLRPMLFYHAGYYALLKDDQEEAARYFTRGAEQCPDRCFPNSVDSLLALQAALTLNPKDARAAFYLGNLWYDKGQVDEARAAWERSRRGDVVHPTTHRNLALLYFNKQHEPRRALRAMTRAFALDRSDARVLFELDLLKKRTGVSPGQRLAFLRRYAALVDRRDDLTLEVITLRNTLGDHECALEILTARTFHPWEGGEGKVTGQYVVALVELAKQKLAAGDAQRAVALLQRARVYPLNLGEGKLAGAQENQVLYWLGVAFERVGDLAAAKRNWQEAATGLEAPTTAMFYNDQSPDALFYQGLALERLKRRARARQRYEALVQFGRGHLNDEVSIDYFAVSLPEFLVFDEDLRLRNEVTCRYLIALGSWGLGRRHGSLRGLGTALRLDPSHQPARLHLRMFG, encoded by the coding sequence GACACGCGTGTCGACGAGCGCCATCCCGTCCTGTTTCTCGAGAACCGCTATCTCGAGCTCATGGTCATGCCCGGCTTCGGCGGCCGCATCCAGTACGCCTACGACAAGACGAACGGCTACCCGTTCATCTACCACAACACGGTCATCAAGCCGGCGCTGGTTGGCCTCACAGGGCCCTGGCTCTCGGGTGGCATCGAGTTCAACTGGCCGCAGCACCACCGGCCAGGGACGTTCTGCCCCGTCGATTACACGATCACGGAGCGTGCGGACGGGGCGGCCACCTTGTGGCTCAGCGAGATCGAGCCCATGTGGCACCTGAAGAGCACGCTCGGCCTCACGCTGTACCCAGACAAAGCCTTCCTGGAGATCGCGATTCGCTTCTTCAATCCAACGCCGATCCCGCAGACGTTCCATCTCTGGACGAACCCAGCGGTGCACGTCAATGAGCAGTATCAGGCCATCTTTCCGCCAGACGTCCAGGCCGTCTACGACCACGGCAAGCGAGACGTCTCCGAGTATCCGATCGCGCGGGGTGAGTACTACAAGGTGGATTACTCGAGCGGCGTCGACATCTCCTGGTACAAAAACATCCCCGTGCCGACCTCCTACATGGCGGCAGGGTCACGCTACGACTTTCTCGGCGGCTATGACCACGGCAAGCGGGCCGGCATCCTCCACGTCGCCGATCATCGCTTCGTGCCCGGAAAGAAGCAGTGGGTCTGGGGCGCTGGCGATTTCGGCAAGGCATGGGACCGCAACCTGACAGACGAGGACGGGCCCTACGCCGAGCTGATGTGCGGCGTCTTTGCCGACAACCAGCCTGACTTCTCCTGGCTCCAACCGTTCGAAGAGAAGGAGGCCAAACAGTACTTCTTTCCGTACAGCGAGATTGGCTACGTGCGCAATGCGACCATCCACGCTGCCGTCAGCCTCGAGCTCCGCCGCAGTCTTGCCGTGGTCGGCGTGTACGCGACATCCTCACGACCTGACGCGACCGTTCGACTGGTGTATCGCGGACGCTCGATTTGGGATAGGAGCGTCGATCTCTCACCCGAAGCGCCATTCACGGCGCGTGTTCCCCTGCGCCCACGCGTCCACGCGCAGGGGCTCAGCCTCGAGGTCTGCAGCCGCGACGGAGATCTGCTCGTCGCCTACACGCCGGAGCCGAAGCGCCCGCCGGCCGTGCCCGATCCTGCGACAGCCATCCCAGCGCCAGCGAAGGTGGCCAGCACCGAGGCGCTCTATCTCGCTGGCCTGCACCTCGAGCAGTATCGTCACGCGACGCGCGAGCCCGAGGATTACTATCGGGAGGCGCTGCGCCGCGATCGAGACGACGTGCGCAACAACACCGCGCTCGGGCGGCTGCTCGTACGGCGCGGCCAATTCGCGAAAGCGGAGCCGCTGTTCGGGGCGGCCATTCGAGCGGAGACGAAGCACAATCCAAATCCCTACGACGGAGAGGCTTACTACTACCTCGGTCTCTGCCTTCGCTATCAAGGTCGGATTGCTGCAGCCGGTGACGCGTTCGCGAAGGCAGCGTGGAACGCCGCCTGGCAAGATGCCGCGTTCTTCAACCTCGCCCAGCTCGCCGCAATCGATGGGGACCTTGCCCAAGCGCTAGCACTCGTCGATCGATCGCTGATCCGTAACGCTCACAACCAGCAGGCGTCGCATCTGAAGTCGCTCCTCTCGAGGCGACTCGGACGCCATTCCGAGGCGCTCGACCTGATCGATCGGCTGCTCGACCGCGACCCCTTGGACTTCGGCGCTCTCAACGAGCGATTGCTCCTCCTTCGGGCAAGAGGTGAGCACCGTGCCGAAGCCTCCGCCCAGGAGAGCCTCGTCTGCTCGATGCGACGCGACGTCCACACACATCTCGAGATCGCTGCAGCCTATGCGCACGCCGGCGCCTATGACGAGGCGCTGGACCTCCTTGGTCGACTGCTCGCGGACGATACGCCGGAGCACCGCGCCGCGGGGCACACGGGTCGAGCGGGGACGCCGAACCTACGCCCCATGCTCTTCTACCATGCCGGTTACTACGCTCTGCTGAAGGATGATCAGGAAGAGGCGGCTCGATACTTTACCCGAGGCGCAGAGCAGTGCCCAGATCGGTGCTTCCCGAACAGCGTGGACAGCTTGCTGGCGCTCCAGGCCGCGTTGACGCTCAACCCCAAGGATGCGCGCGCCGCGTTCTACCTCGGCAACCTCTGGTACGACAAGGGGCAAGTCGACGAAGCCAGAGCAGCCTGGGAGCGCTCGCGGCGGGGGGATGTCGTCCATCCGACGACACACCGCAACCTGGCCCTTCTGTACTTCAACAAGCAGCATGAGCCAAGGAGAGCGCTGCGTGCCATGACGCGCGCCTTCGCGCTCGATCGATCGGATGCGCGTGTCCTCTTCGAGCTCGACCTGCTGAAGAAGCGCACCGGCGTCTCCCCGGGTCAGCGATTGGCGTTCCTCCGGCGCTACGCGGCGCTCGTGGATCGGCGCGACGACCTGACCCTCGAGGTCATCACGTTACGAAACACGCTGGGCGACCATGAATGCGCGCTGGAGATCCTCACCGCGCGTACGTTCCATCCGTGGGAAGGGGGAGAAGGCAAGGTCACCGGACAGTACGTCGTGGCGCTCGTGGAACTCGCGAAGCAAAAGCTTGCCGCCGGCGACGCACAGCGGGCTGTAGCGCTATTGCAGCGTGCGCGCGTGTACCCGCTGAACCTCGGCGAGGGCAAGCTCGCCGGTGCGCAAGAAAACCAGGTGTTGTACTGGCTGGGCGTCGCGTTCGAGCGCGTGGGAGACCTTGCGGCGGCGAAGCGGAACTGGCAGGAGGCCGCGACCGGTCTCGAGGCTCCTACAACCGCGATGTTCTACAACGATCAGAGCCCAGACGCGCTCTTCTATCAGGGACTCGCGCTCGAGCGCTTGAAGCGCCGCGCGCGCGCGCGGCAGCGATACGAGGCGCTCGTGCAATTCGGAAGGGGACACCTCAACGATGAGGTGAGCATCGACTATTTCGCGGTGTCGCTGCCCGAGTTCCTCGTCTTCGACGAGGACCTGCGCCTCCGCAACGAGGTCACGTGCCGGTATTTGATTGCGCTCGGCTCGTGGGGCCTGGGCCGCCGCCACGGCAGCCTGAGAGGGTTGGGGACCGCGCTCCGGCTCGATCCCAGCCACCAGCCGGCACGCCTGCACCTCCGGATGTTCGGATGA
- a CDS encoding acetyl-CoA carboxylase carboxyltransferase subunit beta, which produces MAWFKRERKPIAPPDRASRVPEGLWVKCPSCGQALYHKDLSANVHVCPKCDHHFRLGAVDRLRALLDDEQWTEHDAGLHTTDPLSFIDTKPYTQRLKAAVEATGQNDAVVCVTGRVEGVDVEIAAMEYSFIGGSMGVVVGEKITRAIERALASRRPLIIVSCSGGARMMEGTLSLMQMAKVSAALARLDRARLPYISVLTDPTTGGVTASFAMLGDLNIAEPKALIGFAGPRVIEQTIRQKLPEGFQRSEFLLEHGFVDMVVDRRELKTTIARALRFMTPPEIPRPSASEADTSVEPVGPQPENAPVPQ; this is translated from the coding sequence ATGGCCTGGTTCAAGCGCGAGCGAAAGCCCATTGCACCACCCGATCGCGCAAGCCGTGTGCCGGAGGGCCTCTGGGTAAAGTGTCCCAGTTGTGGTCAGGCGCTCTACCACAAAGATCTGTCCGCCAATGTCCACGTCTGCCCGAAGTGTGACCACCACTTCCGGCTCGGCGCCGTCGACCGGCTGCGAGCGCTGCTCGACGACGAGCAATGGACCGAGCACGATGCGGGGCTGCACACGACAGACCCCTTGAGCTTCATCGACACGAAGCCTTACACGCAACGGCTGAAGGCGGCAGTCGAAGCCACCGGTCAAAACGACGCGGTGGTCTGCGTGACGGGCCGCGTCGAGGGCGTCGACGTGGAGATCGCCGCGATGGAGTACAGCTTCATTGGCGGCAGCATGGGCGTTGTCGTCGGCGAGAAGATTACACGTGCCATCGAGCGGGCCCTGGCTTCTCGTCGACCGTTGATTATCGTCTCGTGCTCGGGAGGCGCTCGCATGATGGAGGGAACGCTCTCACTCATGCAGATGGCAAAGGTCAGCGCCGCGCTGGCGCGCTTGGATCGTGCTCGGCTTCCCTATATCTCTGTGCTCACGGATCCCACCACTGGCGGCGTGACGGCGAGCTTTGCAATGCTCGGCGATTTGAACATCGCCGAGCCGAAGGCGCTCATCGGGTTCGCCGGACCGCGCGTGATCGAGCAAACCATCCGGCAGAAGCTCCCTGAAGGCTTTCAGCGGAGCGAGTTCCTCCTCGAGCATGGCTTCGTCGACATGGTGGTGGACCGCCGCGAGCTGAAAACGACCATTGCGAGGGCATTGCGCTTCATGACGCCTCCGGAGATTCCGAGACCATCCGCGAGCGAGGCAGATACGAGCGTCGAGCCTGTCGGGCCCCAGCCCGAGAACGCACCGGTGCCGCAGTAG
- a CDS encoding glycoside hydrolase — protein sequence MRRHVTLLAGSLLGMLSLVSVPAMQVASQDVVSLAGTWRFELDRDDRGILEHWYRRSLSQQIALPGVLQAQGFGDDVTPATEWTGQVVDRSYFTAPEYEPYRRPGNIKIPFWLQPDKHYVGPAWYQRDIEIPEPWRGQQVVLTLERPHWQTLVWIDDRIIGSNDSLSTPHVYDLGRTLEPGKHRLTVRVDNRLIVDVGVNSHSVSDHTQSNWNGVAGRIELAATPAVWIDDLQLYPDVDAKLVLVRGKVGNATGRAGRGSVRLEAEGFNVAAPIAAPAPMNVDVQWNRHGGTFEARYSLGRGAKLWDEFTPVLYRLTATLEPGTAASAPLDARAPNLEARPFPFAVTFGLRQIGVEGTQFVVNGRKTFFRGTLESAIFPKTGHPPTDKGSWKRIISTAKAHGLNMFRFHSWCPPAAAFEAADELGFYLQVEAGSWANQSTRLGVGLPVDAWIYKETDRILRAYGNHPSFVLMAYGNEPEGNDEAYLARWLTHYKAKDQRRLYTAASGWPQIPENEFHVTPDPRIQAWGAGLKSRVNARPPETRTDYRDYIRKWRVPVISHEIGQWCAFPNFAEMPKYTGYLKPRNFEIFRERLDEQQMGGQARELLLASGKLQTLLYKEDIESALRTPGMGGFQLLDLHDFPGQGTALVGVLDAFWEPKGYVTAEEYRRFCNRTVPLARLERRVFSNSDTLEAVLEVAHFGPAPLADVSITWKLVPTEGGDQPVAGGSLPPRTIPLGNAIALGRVAADLRQVPAPQRYKLVVALEGTPFENDWDVWVYPDRVDTRTPQAVTIATDLDRATLTTLRDGGRVLLMIPPKRVKGDDRRSAKRGGGPVALGFSSIFWNTAWTGGQPPHTLGILCDPEHPALAAFPTDYHSNWQWWYLVTRAGAMLLDDLPSQLRPTVQVIDDWVTSRKLGLIFEAQVAGGRLLVTSIDLRKEGDRNLVARQMLHSLLTYMASNRFRPDVEITPEQVKGLIADP from the coding sequence ATGCGTCGACATGTCACGCTTTTGGCTGGGAGTCTTCTGGGCATGCTCAGCCTCGTCTCGGTCCCGGCGATGCAGGTTGCTTCGCAGGACGTCGTGTCGCTCGCGGGCACCTGGCGCTTCGAGCTCGACCGCGACGACCGCGGCATCCTCGAGCACTGGTATCGGCGGTCACTGTCGCAGCAGATCGCGCTTCCCGGCGTGCTCCAGGCACAAGGCTTCGGTGATGACGTGACACCGGCCACCGAGTGGACCGGGCAGGTTGTGGATCGCTCGTACTTCACCGCTCCGGAGTACGAGCCCTATCGCCGGCCAGGGAACATCAAGATCCCCTTCTGGCTCCAACCAGACAAGCATTACGTTGGGCCAGCCTGGTACCAGCGTGACATCGAGATTCCGGAACCGTGGCGCGGCCAGCAGGTCGTCTTGACGCTCGAGCGGCCGCACTGGCAGACGCTCGTCTGGATAGACGATCGCATCATCGGCAGTAACGATAGCCTGTCCACGCCGCATGTCTACGACCTGGGGAGAACGCTCGAGCCTGGTAAGCATCGGCTCACGGTCCGCGTCGACAACCGGCTCATCGTGGACGTGGGCGTCAACTCGCACAGCGTGAGTGACCACACTCAGAGCAACTGGAATGGAGTCGCGGGCCGCATCGAGCTCGCGGCGACGCCAGCAGTGTGGATCGACGATCTGCAGCTCTACCCGGATGTCGACGCGAAGCTCGTGCTCGTACGTGGGAAGGTGGGCAACGCCACCGGCCGGGCCGGCCGCGGCAGCGTGCGCTTGGAGGCGGAAGGCTTCAACGTGGCGGCTCCAATTGCCGCACCCGCGCCGATGAACGTCGATGTGCAGTGGAATCGGCACGGTGGCACCTTCGAAGCTCGGTATTCGCTCGGCCGGGGCGCAAAGCTGTGGGACGAGTTCACCCCAGTGCTCTATCGCCTCACCGCGACACTCGAGCCTGGGACAGCGGCATCTGCTCCGCTTGACGCTCGAGCCCCGAACCTCGAAGCCCGCCCGTTCCCCTTTGCGGTGACGTTTGGATTGCGCCAGATTGGCGTGGAGGGCACGCAGTTCGTCGTGAACGGCCGCAAGACGTTCTTCCGCGGCACGCTCGAGTCCGCCATCTTCCCCAAGACTGGTCATCCGCCGACGGACAAGGGATCCTGGAAGCGCATCATCAGCACCGCCAAGGCGCATGGCCTGAACATGTTTCGTTTTCACTCGTGGTGCCCGCCGGCCGCGGCATTCGAGGCAGCCGACGAGCTCGGTTTCTATCTCCAGGTGGAAGCTGGCTCCTGGGCGAATCAGTCGACGAGGCTCGGCGTAGGCTTACCGGTCGATGCCTGGATCTACAAGGAGACGGATCGGATCCTCCGCGCCTACGGAAACCATCCGTCATTCGTGCTGATGGCGTACGGCAACGAGCCGGAAGGCAACGACGAGGCGTATCTGGCGCGGTGGCTCACGCATTACAAGGCCAAGGACCAGCGCAGACTCTACACGGCGGCATCCGGGTGGCCGCAGATTCCGGAGAACGAGTTCCACGTCACGCCGGATCCGCGCATTCAGGCCTGGGGGGCCGGTCTGAAATCGCGCGTCAACGCCCGGCCGCCGGAAACCCGGACCGATTACCGCGACTACATCCGCAAGTGGCGGGTGCCGGTGATCAGCCACGAGATCGGTCAGTGGTGCGCGTTCCCGAACTTCGCAGAGATGCCAAAGTACACGGGATATCTCAAGCCGAGGAACTTCGAGATCTTTCGCGAGCGTCTCGACGAGCAGCAGATGGGCGGTCAGGCTCGCGAGCTCTTGCTGGCGTCGGGCAAGCTGCAGACGCTCTTGTACAAGGAAGACATCGAGTCGGCCCTCCGCACACCTGGAATGGGCGGCTTCCAGCTCCTCGACCTCCACGACTTCCCCGGCCAAGGCACCGCCCTGGTGGGTGTGCTCGACGCCTTCTGGGAACCGAAGGGCTATGTGACAGCCGAAGAATACCGACGCTTCTGCAACAGGACCGTGCCGCTCGCTCGGCTCGAGCGGCGGGTCTTCTCGAACAGCGACACGCTCGAGGCGGTGCTCGAGGTCGCACACTTTGGACCGGCACCGCTCGCAGACGTCTCGATCACTTGGAAGCTCGTTCCCACGGAGGGCGGCGACCAGCCGGTCGCCGGGGGCAGCTTGCCGCCGCGAACGATTCCTCTGGGCAACGCTATCGCACTCGGCCGCGTCGCAGCGGATCTCCGCCAGGTGCCTGCTCCCCAACGCTACAAGCTGGTGGTTGCGCTCGAGGGCACGCCGTTCGAAAATGACTGGGACGTGTGGGTGTACCCGGACCGTGTGGACACTCGAACGCCGCAGGCCGTCACCATCGCCACCGACCTCGATCGCGCCACCCTGACGACACTGAGGGATGGCGGTCGCGTGCTGCTCATGATCCCGCCGAAGCGCGTCAAAGGAGATGACCGCCGGAGCGCGAAGCGCGGAGGCGGCCCGGTGGCGCTCGGCTTCTCCAGCATCTTCTGGAACACGGCGTGGACCGGTGGCCAGCCGCCGCATACGCTTGGCATCCTCTGCGATCCCGAGCATCCTGCGCTCGCGGCGTTTCCGACCGACTACCATAGCAATTGGCAGTGGTGGTATCTCGTCACCCGGGCAGGTGCGATGCTGCTGGACGATCTCCCGTCGCAGCTCCGCCCAACCGTGCAGGTCATCGATGACTGGGTCACCAGTCGCAAGCTGGGGCTGATCTTCGAGGCGCAGGTCGCCGGCGGCCGCCTGCTCGTGACCAGTATCGACCTCCGAAAAGAGGGGGATCGCAATCTCGTGGCGCGTCAGATGCTGCACAGCCTGCTTACGTACATGGCCAGCAATCGCTTTCGGCCGGACGTGGAGATAACGCCCGAGCAGGTCAAGGGCTTGATAGCAGATCCATGA
- a CDS encoding sodium/solute symporter (Members of the Solute:Sodium Symporter (SSS), TC 2.A.21 as described in tcdb.org, catalyze solute:Na+ symport. Known solutes for members of the family include sugars, amino acids, nucleosides, inositols, vitamins, urea or anions, depending on the system.), producing MTFTKLDVAVFVAFYGTVLAFSLVKSRGRRTSADYFLGGRQLPWWLIGVSIVAANISTEQFVGMAGQAAGDVGLAVSAWQLTGAIGIVIVALTFLPRFLRAGIYTMPEYLEYRYSPAARAIMSLLTVTIYVAVTMAAVLYSGATTLEIIFGSTLTTGVALIAGIAVVYVTWGGLLAAVWADLFQGIALLLGGFVILVLGVAAAGGPDAFFTQNADRLHMILPRDHPELPWSVLVGGIWIPIFYYCGLNQFIVQRTLAARSLKQGQLGIVFAAALWLLVPFVVVMPGVLSHQLYADRLTRPDQAYPTLIRELVPAGMRGFIFAAIAGAVISSLGSMLNAASTIFTMDIYKRHLRRSAGERELVAAGRLATVVFLAIACLIAVSPRLHGGVFAFIQEFQGYISPGILAAFLFGFVVKIAPPSAGVAALVLSAPMYGLLQWQLGHVAYLHRMLLTFVCLLVLMAIITAAWPLQRAKPLPVRTDIDLTSSVAARVCGAVVIAAAVLFFVVFR from the coding sequence ATGACGTTCACCAAGCTCGATGTGGCCGTGTTCGTAGCCTTCTATGGCACCGTGCTGGCGTTCAGCCTCGTCAAGAGCCGTGGCCGGCGAACGAGCGCTGACTACTTCCTCGGGGGGCGCCAACTACCGTGGTGGCTGATCGGCGTGTCGATCGTGGCTGCAAACATCTCCACCGAGCAGTTCGTCGGCATGGCGGGCCAAGCCGCTGGCGACGTGGGCCTGGCGGTAAGTGCATGGCAACTCACCGGGGCGATCGGGATCGTCATCGTCGCACTGACGTTCCTACCGCGGTTCCTACGGGCCGGCATCTACACGATGCCGGAGTATCTCGAGTATCGGTACTCTCCCGCAGCGCGCGCCATCATGTCGCTGCTCACCGTGACCATCTACGTGGCTGTCACGATGGCCGCGGTGTTGTACTCCGGCGCCACGACACTCGAGATCATCTTCGGCTCGACGTTGACGACCGGTGTCGCCCTCATCGCGGGCATTGCCGTCGTGTACGTCACATGGGGCGGGTTACTTGCGGCGGTCTGGGCCGACCTCTTCCAAGGGATCGCCCTTCTGCTCGGAGGCTTCGTGATCTTGGTTCTCGGCGTGGCTGCCGCGGGCGGCCCAGACGCGTTCTTCACGCAGAACGCGGACCGCCTCCACATGATCTTGCCACGCGATCATCCCGAGCTGCCTTGGAGCGTGCTCGTTGGCGGCATCTGGATCCCCATCTTCTACTACTGTGGGCTGAATCAGTTCATCGTGCAGCGCACGCTAGCCGCGCGCTCGCTCAAACAGGGACAGCTTGGAATCGTCTTTGCCGCAGCGCTGTGGCTCCTTGTTCCCTTTGTCGTCGTCATGCCGGGCGTGCTCTCGCACCAGCTCTACGCCGATCGTCTCACGAGACCGGACCAGGCGTACCCGACGCTCATCCGTGAGCTGGTCCCAGCAGGAATGCGCGGCTTCATCTTCGCGGCCATTGCGGGCGCCGTGATCAGCTCGCTCGGCTCGATGTTGAACGCCGCCTCGACCATCTTCACGATGGACATCTACAAGCGCCATCTGCGGAGAAGCGCCGGTGAGCGCGAGCTGGTCGCGGCGGGCCGTCTGGCCACGGTGGTCTTTCTCGCCATCGCCTGCCTGATTGCGGTCTCGCCGCGGCTGCACGGCGGCGTCTTTGCTTTCATCCAGGAGTTCCAGGGCTATATCTCGCCCGGCATCCTCGCGGCGTTTCTCTTCGGGTTCGTCGTCAAGATCGCACCTCCGAGCGCCGGCGTTGCAGCGCTGGTTCTCAGCGCCCCTATGTACGGGCTCCTGCAGTGGCAGCTTGGCCACGTTGCCTATCTGCACCGGATGCTGCTGACGTTCGTGTGCTTGCTGGTCTTGATGGCGATCATCACGGCAGCTTGGCCGTTGCAACGAGCCAAGCCGCTGCCGGTGCGCACGGATATCGATCTGACCTCGTCGGTTGCTGCGAGAGTGTGTGGAGCCGTCGTGATCGCGGCCGCTGTATTGTTCTTCGTCGTCTTCAGATGA